The following DNA comes from Bos indicus x Bos taurus breed Angus x Brahman F1 hybrid chromosome 22, Bos_hybrid_MaternalHap_v2.0, whole genome shotgun sequence.
aaaaagaaCTCTGTTCTTCAGAAATGCCAATCTCATGAAAGAGACACTAATGGAAACTAAGGAAACATAACTAATTATAATATGATTGTAGACAATCCTGTACTATAgggaaaatgctgctgctgctgctgctgttgctaagtcgcttcagtcgtgtccaactctgtgtaaccccatagacggcagcccaccaggctcccccgtccctggaattctccaggcaagaacactggagtgggttgccatttccttctccaatgcacgaaagtgaaaaagtgaaagtgaagtcgctcagtcattatTGGATCAACTGACAACTGGAATACATACGATAgtcattaagttaaaatgaaagttgctcagtcgtgtccgactctttgcaaccccatggactatatagtccatggaattctctaggccagaatgggtggcctggagtgggtagcctttcctttcccttctccaggggatcttcccaaaccagggatggaacccaagtctcccacattgcaggtggattctttaccagctgaatcacaagggaatactggagtgggtagcctatcccttctccaggggatcttcctgaaccaggaattgaaccagggtctcctgcattgcaggaggatctgatagttgttaaaatattatataaatgttaaatttaCCAGAGTTGATAACTGTATTGTggttatgaaaaagaatatccCTACTTTTGTCAGACACACAATGAAGTATTTATAGGTAAAGAGCATGATTGTATGCActgattcaaagaaaaaaatgtatgtacatacacgtgtgctaagtcgcttcagtcgtgtccgactctgtgtgaccccatagacggcagcccaccaggctccccaatccctgggattctccaggcaagaacactggagtgggttgccatttccctctccaatgcatgaaagcgaaaagtgaaagtgaagtcactcagtcgtgtccgactcttatcgaccccatggactgcagcctaccaggctcctccatccatgggagtttccaggcaagagtactggagtggggtgccatcgccttctctgcatatacgtgtacacacacatatataacacaAATTTTAGCAATAAGTAGTTTGGGAAAAGGGTACAGAGCTGTTCTGTGTACTGTCcttattcttgcaacttttctgtatgtttgaaattatttccaaataaagagtCAAAAGGGGTTGAAGGAAATACAGGTCTGGTGAAACTTGCCTTGGAGAGACAGACATTAATGGTTGTGAATGATGAATGGACTATAAGACATTATGACAAGGAGGAAAAGCCTAGCTAACCCTTCCTGTGATTACCCTGACTGAAAACTCTTTCTTCAGATTCAAAGCCACAAATCCATCCCTGGCCTCTCTGTCCTCTGGCAGTCAGCAGATTCTCAGCCAGCATGCTCTCAGCAGTCATCCTATTTCCAGATTCATGTGCAGGAAATCAACACCAACCAGGAGATCCTTGCCCAGTtgagtagcagcagtagcagcaacaacaGTCTGATAAAAACtactgggggaggggtggtggtgggcaAAGCAGAACATCAAAGAGTGAGGGTCTCTACCCCTTCGTTTTCAAGTTCCAATGGCACTAGGACTTCAGTGGTTTTCTCCAGCCCACCCCAGGGACCACCAGTAAACTCTCAGGGAGCCAACTAAGTGTTGAAGGTGCAGCTCAGTCTAACCCAGAGGGTAATCTCTGGGGAAACAGACAACGTTCCCGAGAGGGTAGAAATCTCAGGATCTGGAGCAATCCGGTTTGTAGAGTGTGAACTGGATTTTAGCCAGAAGTCAAACCTCTTCAGATGCAGGCTGTCATGGGGAGGGAACATCTTCCGTGTGCAGAGTGTGGGTGAAGCTTTAGTCGGAAGTCATATTCATCAGCCATCGGAAGACACACGGGGAAAAGCCTTAAATACTAGGgagcgtgaaagtgaagtcgctcagttgtgtccgactctttgcgaccccatggactgtagcctatcaggctcctccgtccatgggattttccaggcaagagtgctggagtggattgccatttccttcttcaggggatcttcccaacccaggaatcggcagatgctttaccatctgaaccaccagggaagccgtaggGAGCATAGGCCAGGCTTTTTAGATGTTTCCCCTTAAAACCACCAGAGTACACACTCAGGGGATAAAGTTTATGTGTGCTTTTAGCCTCAAGTCACACTGCATGAGAGGACACACACAAGGGAGAAGCCTTTTGTGTGGGTGAGGTATTAGTGAAAAGTCAGACCTCATTAAGCACCAGAGGATTCACAGAGGACATAAACCTTACGTGTGGAGGAACTGTGGCCAAGACTTTAGGGTGAAATCACACCTCAGGACACATTCAGGTGAGAAGCCTTTTGTTCACAGGGAGTGTGGGTGGGGTCCTAGTGTGAAGACAATCCTCAACACACACCAGAGGACACACTCgggagaggagcctgatgagtaCAAGTATGTGGACAAGGCTTCAGCCTTCCTTCTCTggctatttctctcttttcttggcttgtgcgaatatttgttttcataagTTCTCTATATAAATTGAAGCCATCTCACTTTCAGTTTGTAGATTGTCATGCTAATGCTCCCTCGTGATTCACACCTCCCTGCATCTGTGCCTGTGCGGTTGCTTCCCACATGGACTCTgggcttggccatgtgacttgcctTTGTCAGTGGGGTATCAGCAAACATGACTCAAGAGGAAGCTTGATAAGTTCATGAATGGAGGCCTGCTTTCCTGCAACTTTGAAATAACCATGCAAAGAAGCAGCTCAGAAGGAAACACCACGCTGGACCCAACTGCTGAACGCAGCCATGTGCGTCCAGGTGAGCGCAGCAGAATCACCCAGCAGATCCACAGACATACAAGTTCAGtcattattgttttaagccatgaaATCTTGAGGTGGTTTGTCATAGTAGTAGGTAACTGTCATCCTCAGCTACAGCAGAGACATGGCTACCTTTAGTGGCTCTgtgcaaatcagaaaaaaaaaagaagagtcatAACAATATGCCGTTACTGGGCAGACATACTTTTGCTCAAACCAAAGGTGCCCCTTTTTCCAGGATGCAGGCCTATGCCAGGGGCCTTTGTGCTCTATGTAAGCTGCACGCTGCGTGACCCTCCTGGGAGATTTTGACACAATTCTCTCTTCACTTAGCATAGACCAGAAACTTGACTTAGGACAGGTTTAATTACTCCAgttaaggggagagagagagcaccTCGAGTAGTGTTCCCAGCCTTTTTCAGTAGCATACTGACTTTTATTAAGGAAAACAGACCAAACATGGCTAATACAGAGTCActgcatttttcaggcaagtcaGCTCGGCAAGCTTCTCCTTGAAAATGATAAACAGTTCTCAGAAAAAAGAGGAGCCATCATTCCTCTGAACCACCCACGAGCATTCCAGAGAAGAGGTAGATAGTGAGATTCTAGAAGAGGTGGCAGTGAGGAGCCTCTCGCAGGTGGTGGTGCCCAGCAGAGATGGCACAAGgagccccaggcctccctggtccTAGAAGAATGCTCTGGGACCAGAGGTCTGTGAGAGAAGGTTGGGCAATGCCACCAGTCTTCACAAACTGACAGGCCTGTGTCAGGCTGGCCCCAGGCCTCCTGAGGGAGCAGCAAAGTGGATGCCACCCTCGGGACTGTAGTGCACAGGGCCACAGCGCAACTGGGGCTCCTCTTCCTCGTACCATCGCTGTTCACTGAAATCCGGGAAGAAGGCTGCAATCTCTCTACTGGCTGAAACCACAGAGTCTgtaaggggaggaaaaaaagagaagggattCTCATAGGGAGTGCAGGGCAGAGGCAAGAAGCGGTCATAATCGGGTTCAGAAACCAGAGCCTGTCCTTCTCCCATTCCTAAGTCCTGGGCCACATCTGGCGAGGTCACCACAAAGGGCCAACCGGGAGGAAAGCTCCCTGGGGGACCTGCCTTTCAACCCCACCATCCAGCCTGCCCACCATCCTTGAACCAAATTCCCTTATTAAAACTGTGGACACAGGAGGCAGCCTCACCTGAGCCGTGGGTTGTGTTACGGGTGTCGGTGAGGCCGAAACTCCCACGAATTGAATCTGGGGCCACGTGGCGTGCTCGAAACACTCTGGTGGGGCCCATCACGGTCCTCCAGAGCTGGATGGCGTCCTTGTGGGCGAGGATGTAGGCTCGGATCGGCCCACTGTGAACCAAGGGAGCACATGTCAGGAATCTGGCTCTGCCTTCAGGAGGGCACACTGTGAGCAGGGCCCAAAGGCACACTGGACATCCTGAGAGTCTCCTTGCCTTTCTAGCTGAGTACTGCTTCCAAGAGCTGATAGAAGGCTGCTGATGAAGAAGAAAGGCCGCCAAGACAGCAGAGTTGTTAGGAAGCATTCAACAACACTCTTCTACAGCCCCTGGATCAGTAAGCACCTCAGAACAGGTGGCCACAGGGTCAGTGTCAGCCCGAGCCCACATTTCTTCAGACCCTAGACACTGCTTACAACTTTAAAGAGTggcaaataaaattaacaaatctaCTT
Coding sequences within:
- the ZNF589 gene encoding LOW QUALITY PROTEIN: zinc finger protein 589 (The sequence of the model RefSeq protein was modified relative to this genomic sequence to represent the inferred CDS: inserted 1 base in 1 codon; deleted 2 bases in 2 codons; substituted 3 bases at 3 genomic stop codons), producing the protein LKTLSSDSKPQIHPWPLCPXGSQQILSQHALSSHPIPDSCAGNQHQPGDPCPVEXQQXQQQQSDKNYWGGVVVGKAEHQRVRVSTPSFSSSNGTRTSVVFSSPPQGPPVNSQGANXVLKVQLSLTQRVISGETDNVPERVEISGSGAIRFVECELDFSQKSNLFRCRLSWGGNIFRVQSVGEALVGSHIHQPSEDTRGKALNTRERESEVAQLCPTLCDPMDCSLSGS
- the NME6 gene encoding nucleoside diphosphate kinase 6 encodes the protein MTSILRSPQALQLTLALIKPDAVAHPLILEAVHQQILSNKFLIVRMRELLWRKEDCQKFYQEHEGRFFYQRLVEFMASGPIRAYILAHKDAIQLWRTVMGPTRVFRARHVAPDSIRGSFGLTDTRNTTHGSDSVVSASREIAAFFPDFSEQRWYEEEEPQLRCGPVHYSPEGGIHFAAPSGGLGPA